A part of Carettochelys insculpta isolate YL-2023 chromosome 1, ASM3395843v1, whole genome shotgun sequence genomic DNA contains:
- the LOC142002789 gene encoding olfactory receptor 52D1-like gives MAAFHLTFTNTSTFILMGIPGLEYFHLWISIPFSFSYFTCLLGNVTLLFVVGKDQTLHKPMYLLIFMLALTDICITNFFMPKALCIFWFDLKDITADGCLTQMFFLHMLSFTQSAIFVLMSFDRYVAICNPLRYTTFLTNARIVKLGFVGLLRSAVLILPLPLLLSRQPFCANRMIAQTHCEHMAVAKLSCGEIRVSSVYSLVVTIVVVALDRTLIFLSYGFIIKAVFRISSNKPSWKALNTCTVHICVMLTSFIPGFFTSLTHRFGQGIAPHIHVILANVYLLLPPMLNPIIYGFHMKELYDKVGKYTCRR, from the coding sequence ATGGCAGCTTTCCATCTCACATTTACTAACACATCAACATTCATCCTTATGGGAATCCCTGGTCTGGAATATTTCCAcctctggatttccatccctttttctttttcctacttTACCTGCCTGTTGGGAAATGTGACTCTTTTGTTTGTTGTGGGAAAAGATCAGACGCTGCACAAGCCAATGTACTTGCTGATCTTCATGCTGGCACTCACGGACATTTGCATAACTAACTTTTTCATGCCGAAGGCACTGTGCATATTTTGGTTCGATTTGAAAGACATTACTGCAGATGGttgcctcacccagatgttcttccttcACATGCTTTCTTTTACACAGTCAGCCATCTTTGTGTTAATGTCCTTTGATCGCTATGTTGCCATTTGCAACCCTCTTAGATACACAACTTTCCTCACCAATGCACGAATAGTTAAGTTAGGGTTTGTAGGTTTGTTGAGATCTGCTGTGTTAAtactgccccttcccctgcttctgaGCAGGCAGCCATTCTGTGCCAACCGCATGATCGCCCAAACTCATTGTGAGCACATGGCTGTGGCAAAGCTGTCGTGCGGGGAGATAAGAGTCAGCAGTGTGTACAGTTTGGTGGTGACAATTGTAGTAGTTGCATTAGACCGGACACTCATTTTTCTGTCCTATGGTTTTATCATCAAGGCTGTCTTTAGAATCTCTTCCAATAAACCCAGTTGGaaagccctcaacacctgcacagTTCACATCTGTGTGATGCTCACCAGTTTTATTCCTGGCTTCTTTACCAGCTTAACACACCGCTTCGGTCAAGGCATTGCTCCCCATATTCATGTCATCTTGGCCAACGTCTATCTCCTTCTTCCCCCCATGCTCAATCCTATCATTTATGGGTTCCATATGAAAGAGCTTTATGACAAAGTTGGCAAATACACCTGCAGGAGATGA